From the Lathyrus oleraceus cultivar Zhongwan6 chromosome 4, CAAS_Psat_ZW6_1.0, whole genome shotgun sequence genome, one window contains:
- the LOC127137983 gene encoding uncharacterized protein LOC127137983 — translation MTIILNSTRIVLLVSGNMLLSNGEDQTQLLPSETETQVSNSDLVEGLLPVSKVYTDVAVVPEKQNNEIQHLISNLQREVEELRLKQRVVDGKRRQALSKILDIKGSIKCFVGFDRIFRKRREEIMNLYQLNQREFELSLVGQGKSMRLIRFFIKIQLKKVFLLKWSQF, via the exons ATGACTATTATCTTAAACTCAACAAGAATTGTCTTACTTGTGAGTGGAAATATGTTGCTTTCTAATGGAGAAGACCAGACTCAGCTGCTGCCTTCAGAAACTGAAACTCAGGTTTCAAACTCTGATTTAGTTGAAGGGTTATTACCGGTTTCAAAAGTTTACACTGATGTGGCTGTTGTTCCTGAGAAACAAAACAACGAGATTCAACACTTGATATCCAATTTACAAA GAGAGGTTGAGGAACTGAGGCTGAAGCAGAGAGTAGTGGATGGAAAGAGGAGACAAGCATTGAGTAAGATATTGGATATCAAAG GGAGCATTAAGTGTTTTGTAGGATTCGACCGAATCTTTCGAAAGAGAAGAGAAGAAATTATGAACCTGTATCAGCTGAATCAGAGAGAGTTCGAGTTAAGTTTGGTGGGACAAGGAAAGAGTATGCGTTTGATAAGGTTTTTCATCAAGATACAACTCAAG AAAGTGTTTTTGTTGAAGTGGAGCCAATTCTAA